Within the Mycobacteriales bacterium genome, the region GAGGATCTGACGGCCGCTGACGCGCTGGTCTTGCTGGAGCGGGCGCCGAGCCCGGCGCAGGCGGCGAAGCTGACCCGCGCCCAACTCACGGCCGCGTTGCGTGCGGCCCGGCGTCATCACATCGAGGTGAAGGCCGAGGCTTTGCAGGCGGTGCTGCGGGCGCCGGCGTTGCGCCAGCCACCCGTGCTGGACAGCGCCTATGCGACCGTGGTGGCCGGCCAGGTGCGGATCATCGCCGCGCTCAACACCCAGATCAGCGGGCTGGCCGAGGTGATGAGCGAGCATTTTGGCCGGCACCCGGCCGCTGAGATCTACCTCAGCCAGCCGGGTCTCGGGGTGGTGTTGGCTTCCCGGGTAATGGGCGAGTTCGGCGATGACAAGACCCGATTCGTCGACGCGCGGGCGCGCAAGAACTACTCCGGGCAGAGCCCGATCACCCGCGCCTCGGGCCGCAAGTCGGTGGTGCTTGCCCGGTACGCAACCAACCGGCGATTGGGCGCGGCGCTGCACATGCAGGCCTATGCCGCGCTCACCGGATCGCCGGGCGCCCGGGCCTACTACGACGAGCTACGCGGCAGGAACATCGGCCATCACGCGGCGCTGCGACAGCTCGCGAACCGGCTCGTCGGCATCCTGCACGGCTGCCTGAAGACCGGCACCGTCTACGACGAGGACACTGCCTGGCAGCACCGCCGGCCACAAACCGCCGACGTCGCCGCTTGACAAATTTCGGCATGGGATGTCTGTCACACCCTCCTGGGACAACTAGGGCATCTAGCGCCAACTAGGGAGGCTGTGGATGTCCACCAGTCGCAACGCCGCGCTCGCGCACCTGCTCCACCTCGCCGGGCACACCCCGCGCAGCCTCGCCGAACGGATCGGCGTCGACGAGAAGACCGTGCAACGCTGGCTCGCCGGCACGACGACGCCATACGCCCGGCACCGCTACGCGGCCGCCCGGCTCCTCGGCGTCGAGCCCGCCGACCTGTGGCCGGCCGAAACCACCGGCAGCTGCGACAGTGACCTGGTCACGCTCTACGACAGCCGGCTCGACATCCCCGACGACGTCTGGGCCACCACCATCGGCGCCCCGGGATCAGTCGACATCCTCGCCAACGACCTGACCTGGCTCGCCGAGAGCCAACCTCTCCTGCTCGCCGAGCTCGCCTGCAACGCACTCATCGGCGCCACGATCACTGTGGCCCTCCTCGACCCCGAGCACGTCGACACGACCAGCGATGTCGGTGCACTCGACGCCGCCGCCCGTTCCCGCCGCAGTCTGCACGACCTCGACCCGCTGCTCGACATCGACCGGGCGATCCACTCACAAGTCCGCGTCCACGGCGCAACACCGGTCACCATCTACCGATTCGGCCGCCAGATGTTCGTCCAGCCCGTACTGCCCGGCCTCAGCGACTCACTCGCACCGGTTCAACACCTCGAGCGCAAGACCGACGCCGGGCCGTTCGACCGCTACCTCGCGTACCTGCGGCACATCTGGCAGCAGGCGACGCCCGTGCCCAAGCATCGTCGCGACGCACCAAGCTCAGGTCTGCAGCTGATCCCGCCCGAACTAGCCGGCGAAGAAGGCG harbors:
- a CDS encoding helix-turn-helix transcriptional regulator; translation: MSTSRNAALAHLLHLAGHTPRSLAERIGVDEKTVQRWLAGTTTPYARHRYAAARLLGVEPADLWPAETTGSCDSDLVTLYDSRLDIPDDVWATTIGAPGSVDILANDLTWLAESQPLLLAELACNALIGATITVALLDPEHVDTTSDVGALDAAARSRRSLHDLDPLLDIDRAIHSQVRVHGATPVTIYRFGRQMFVQPVLPGLSDSLAPVQHLERKTDAGPFDRYLAYLRHIWQQATPVPKHRRDAPSSGLQLIPPELAGEEGARADAFRARARVDIRRIVLNLSDESMSVLYDLGPELTQLLMPAVAARGRRRPPAPSRADLSTINRSTHGKHQAEPSGLAGDSV
- a CDS encoding IS110 family transposase — encoded protein: MLFIGDDWAEDHHDVEIEDEDGRRLARVRLPEGLEGITRLHALVAEHAPPAWAKLPPEQAAGQVVVGIETDRGPWVTALRAAGYLVYAINPLSAARYRERHATSGAKSDAGDAHVLAEIVRLDRDHHRPIAGDSDLADAVKLLARAHQNAIWERTRHVLRLRSTLREFFPAALEAFEDLTAADALVLLERAPSPAQAAKLTRAQLTAALRAARRHHIEVKAEALQAVLRAPALRQPPVLDSAYATVVAGQVRIIAALNTQISGLAEVMSEHFGRHPAAEIYLSQPGLGVVLASRVMGEFGDDKTRFVDARARKNYSGQSPITRASGRKSVVLARYATNRRLGAALHMQAYAALTGSPGARAYYDELRGRNIGHHAALRQLANRLVGILHGCLKTGTVYDEDTAWQHRRPQTADVAA